GTATTTGAGGGCTTTGGCAAACACAGTTTTTTTGGACTTTTTGAGATCTTTACCTGCTTTGACATCTTTTACTTCATCAAGACTTAAATCCACACTTTCATCTATTTCAGCTTCATCACCATCAATATGAACGGTGCATCCATCTTCTATTTTACAATCATCAGTGGTGACAACCGTTAAGCTGTCTCCTTCACGGACTTCCTCAACCATGCCTCCATTGCCATCCATGAGGCCTAAAATTTCAGGGCCACCACCGCCGTCGCCATGATTGTCATCGCTACAGGCCCCTAAGAAAACAAACGAGGTTATAATGATAAAACTTAAAAATGATTTTTTCATAGTCTTGACTCCTTTTTTATCCACCGAGAATTAGTATAAGCAAAAAGGTTGCCAAGAAAGAATTTATTTAACCAATTGAAATTATTTAATATTATTGGTTCTAACGGAATAAGTATGCGGGAAACCTTCCCTCAAAGACTTGTTTTTAAAATGAGAATGGGGAGGGGAGACCTCGTAGGATTGCATAAATGACTGGATATAATTCCGGGACATGGTGAGCCCCGTCGAACCATGATTCGGCCCCACGCGGGTGATGGTTCGACCACCGCGTAGCGGGGTCCCGTGTGCGGGACAAGCTCACCATGTCCTTTTTCTTTTCTCATACGAGGCAAGACATTATTTACTTTCTTCAAACTCGGCATCGACGACATTGTCGTCTTTTTTGGGTTCTTCTTTTTTAGGCTCACCGGACCCTTCAGCACCGGGAGCGGCTCCTTGGGCATTGGTTGTTTTGTACATGGCTTCCCCAATTTTAAAGGAGGCCTGTTGCAGTTCTTCCATGCTGCTCTTGATTTTGTCCGTATCGTTATCGCTGATGGCTTTTTTTACTTTTTCCAAAGCGTCTTCAATGGTTTTGACATCGGCGGCTGCCAGCTTGTCCTTGTGTTCTTTCAAGTTTTTTTCAACTTCAAACACAAGCCCGTCGGCACGGTTTTTGGTTTCAATTTCTTCACGTTTCTTTTTGTCGTCCGCTTCGTGTTCCTTGCCTTCCTTGACCATCTTGTCAATTTCCTGTTCCGACAAACCGGAAGAAGCCGTGATGGTGATTTTTTGTTCCTTACCCGTGGCTTTGTCCTTTGCGGAAACATGGGCAATGCCGTTGGCATCAATATCAAAAGTGACTTCTACCTGGGGCATGCCACGAGGGGCCGGAAGAATACCATCCAAATGAAAGCGCCCAAGAGTACGATTATCGCGGGCCATTTCACGCTCCCCTTGCAACACATGAATCTCGACACTGGTTTGATTGTCTGCCGCTGTTGAAAATGTTTGTGACTTGCGTGTGGGAATGGTCGTATTCCGTTCGATGAGTTTTGTCATGACGCCTCCCAGTGTTTCAATACCCAGCGAGAGGGGGGTGACATCCAAAAGAAGCAGATCTTTCACTTCACCGGTAAGCACACCTCCTTGAACGGCGGCCCCGGCAGCGACCACTTCATCGGGGTTAACCCCCATGTGAGGTTCCTTGCCGAAGAATTTTTTCACTTCGTCGCGAATGCGCGGCATGCGTGTTTGCCCGCCCACCATGACAATTTCAACAATATCCGAAGCTTTTTTGTTGGAATCGGCCAGACATTTTTTTACAGGTTCGAATGATTTTAAGATGAGCTCTTCGCACAGCGATTCAAGTTTGGCGCGGGTAAGCTTGATGTTTAAATGTTTAGGCCCACTGGCATCGGCAGTAAGAAAGGGCAGATTGATTTCAGTTTCCAAGGCACTTGAAAGCTCAATTTTTGCTTTTTCAGCCGCCTCTTTCAAACGTTGAAGCACCATTTTGTCTTTGGAAACGTCCAGGCCCTGGTCCTTCTTGAATTCAGCAATAAGATAATCAATGATTTTTTGGTCGATATTATCCCCGCCCAAATGAGTGTCCCCATTGGTAGCGACCACTTCAACGACGTTTTCCCCTACTTCAAGAATGGAAATATCAAAGGTACCGCCTCCAAAGTCATAGACAGCGATCAGTTCGTCTTTTTTCTTGTCCAACCCATAAGCAAGGGAAGCCGCGGTTGGTTCGTTGACAATGCGCAAAACATTCAGGCCGGCGATTTTTCCTGCATCTTTGGTGGCCTGGCGTTGGGCATCGTTAAAATAAGCGGGCACTGTAATGACGGCGTCATTGACCTTTTCGCCCAGATAATCTTCGGCGGCACTTTTCAGTTTTTGTAGAATTTTTGCGGAAATTTCAGGAGGAGAATAGCTTTTGCCACTAATATCGACCGAGACATCTCCATTGTCACGTTTGAGTACTTTGTAAGGAACAAGGGTAATTTCTCCGGGGACTTCCTCAAATTTTCGTCCCATAAATCGTTTGATGGAATAAACAGTATTTTCAGGATTTGTAATCGCTTGGCGTTTGGCTACCTGACCCACCAAAACTTCCCCATCTTTGGTAAAGGCCACAACAGAGGGTGTTGTACGGGCCCCTTCCTGATTGGGAATGATTTTTGGCTCACTGCCTTCCATCACTGCGACGCATGAGTTAGTGGTTCCAAGGTCAATTCCGATTACTTTTGCTTTCTTAGCCATTGTTTTCTCCTGTTTGATGTTAAATTTGTGAATAATTCACAATATTTGATAAAGCTTCCATGCCCTCACAAACAAGCCCCATAGATAGGTAAAAACTTTCATCTGTCAACCCTTGGGATTAAAAAAACTTCAAGTTTTCAGGGAATTTACCTTGCATCCCGATTTTAGTCGTCCTAAGTAAGCCAACTCTTTATGAAACAGATAAACGACAAAATTAGAAACATCGCCATTATTGCCCACGTTGACCATGGGAAAACGACTCTGGTGGATCATCTTTTCCGTCAGGGAGGGCTTTATCGTGACAACCAAGCCGTTTCGGACCGTGTGATGGATAACCTTGATTTGGAACGCGAGCGGGGTATTACGATTGCCGCTAAAAATTGTTCGGTCAGTTACAATGGAATCAAGATAAATATTGTGGATACCCCGGGGCATGCTGACTTTGGAGGTGAGGTTGAACGCGCCCTGATGATGGTCGATGGAGTCATTTTACTTGTCGATTCTGCCGAAGGTCCGCTTCCCCAAACCCGTTTTGTTCTTCAAAAAGCATTGAAGCTTAAATTAAAAACCATGGTTGTGGTCAATAAAATTGACCGCAAGGATTCACGCCCCAAGGAAGTTTTGGATGAAATTTATCAACTCTATATTGATTTGGGTGCCACCGATGAACAAATCGATTTTCCTTTTTTCTATGCCATTGGTCGCGACGGCATTGCCAAAAAAGCATTGGATGGAACCGAGACCGATCTGAAAGTTTTATTTGAAGCCATTATCAATAAATTACCCCCTCCCAGTTATGACGATACAGAACCGTTTCAAATGTTGGTGTGTAATCTGGGATATTCAGACTATCTGGGGCGTTTGGCCATTGGCAAGGTTTTCCACGGCAAGGCCAAAAAGAACGACGCCCTTTTGTGTGTGGATGCAAACAATAAAATCAAACCACTTAAAGTTTCAAAACTTCAGCTTTACCAGGGAATTCAATTTCAGGAAGTTGATAGGGTGGAAGCCGGCGACATTGTTATTTTGTCGGGTATTGATGAAGTGAAAATCGGGGACACCATTTGTACCGTAGAGGCTCCCAAGGCATTGCCCCGTATTTTGGTGGATGAGCCCACCGTGGCCATGCGTTTTATGCCGAACACTTCACCCTTTTCCGGAAAAGAGGGCAAGTATGTCCAGTCGGCGCGTATTTGGGACCGCTTGAAAAAAGAAATTCTCTACAATGTGGCCATTCAGATTGAAATGGATGCAAACGGCGAAACCATGATCGTCAAGGGTCGGGGCGAACTTCAATTGGCCGTGATTATTGAAACCATGCGCCGTGAAGGTTTTGAATTGTGCGTGGGGAAACCCCAGATCTTGTTCAAGGAAATCAATGGACAAAAATGCGAACCTATTGAAAATCTGGTCATCGATTGCGGCGATAGTTTTACGGGCATTGTCATTGAAAAGCTTGCTTTGCGCAAAGGGGTCATGAAAAATATGCAGCCTTTTGGGGAAGGGCGTGTGCGTCTTGAATTTTCAATCCCGTCGCGAGGGCTTATAGGCTATCGCGGCGAATTTTTAACGGACACCAAAGGCACCGGCCTCATGAATGCTTATCTGGAAGGATATGAACCCCATCGTGGAGACATTGTTCACCGTATCAGTGGTTCGCTTATTTCAGACAGGATGGGGGAAGCCATTCCCTATGGGCTTTTTCATTTGGAAGATCGCGGACGTTTTTTTATTACACCGGGGACGGCCGTTTATGAAGGCATGATTGTGGGTGAACATAATCGCGATAATGACCTGGAAATTAACGTCACTCGCACCAAAAAACTGACCAACATGCGTGCCGCCGGTAAGGACGAAAACGTTATTTTAACCCCCGTTCTTCCGCCCACGCTGGAACAGGCCATCGAGTTTATCAAGGATGATGAGTGGGTTGAGGTAACTCCCCTTAATGTACGTTTGCGTAAAGCCATTCTTAATAGTTCGGAACGAAAGATTGCTTCAAAGAAGATTGATTCATTGTAGGAGGCGTGAAGTATCCTTACGATACAAAAATCACTCAAACAATTGACAAAGATTCATAGAGCATTATTCTAGAAAAATTTTATGAAACGCGATTACTACGAAGTCTTGCAGGTAAGTAAAACGACCACCGAAGCCGACATCAAAAAGGCCTACCGTAAACTGGCTTTTCAATATCATCCCGACAAAAATTCTGGCGACAAAAAAGCTGAAGAACTTTTCAAGGAAGCCTCCGAAGCTTATGAAGTGCTTTCCGATGCGAACAAAAGGAAGCTCTACGACCAGTTTGGGCACCGTGGGCTCCAAGGAAGCGGTTTTCATGGCTTCTCGGGTGTTGATGAGGTTTTTGATTCCTTTGGTGATATTTTTGAGGATTTTTTTGGTTTTTCAGGAGGGCGCGGTCGTTCGCGCACCCGGGCCAGGCAAGGTTCAGATTTAAGTTATGAGCTCGAAATCGATTTCATGGAAGCCTGTAAAGGGGTTAAAAAAATCATTCAAGTTCATAAAAGTATCCCTTGTCCCGAATGTGAAGGATCAGGGGCTAAAAAGGGGAGTCAGCCCCATATCTGCCCCCAATGCCAGGGGCATGGTCAGGTCCGGCATAATCAGGGCTTTTTCACTATTAGTACAACATGCCCGGCTTGTCATGGGGTTGGTCACAAAATAAAGGAATTTTGTGATGAATGCCGGGGGCAGGGGGCCGTACGTACTTCCAAAAAAATTGATGTTTCCATTCCTGCAGGTGTTGAAAACGGGATTCGTTTGATGATTCATGGCGAGGGGGAAGCCGGCCTGCATGGGGGCCCGGCGGGGGATTTGTATGTTCATCTTTTAGTGAAAGAACATGAGAATTTTAAAAGGGAAGGGGAACATATTGTTACAGAGCTGGCCGTGAATATGGCTTTGGCGGCTTTAGGGGGAAAAATAAAGGTTCCTACCATCGATGGAGAAGAGGAAATTTCCATTCCCGAAGGAATTCAAAATGGGGAAACCATTGTTCTTAAAGGCAGGGGTGTCCCGCATCTTCGTTCCAAACATCACGGAGACCAAATTATTGTTGTACACGTTGAAACTCCAAGAAATTTAAGCAAGGATCAAAAAGAATTACTTCAACGCTTGGAAGAAAGTTTTGATAAAAATGCCCCTATTCATCACAACAATAAAAGAAGTTCCAAAAAGAAGAGTTTTTTTGGATAATGCAGCTCTTCAAAGGGAGGTTGCATGAATTTAGATGAATTGTCGGTAGAAGTTAGGTCTTTCCATTCGCTTGTTTCCCAAGCTTTTAACGAAATCGAAAAAACCATTGTCGGCCAAAAAGATCTGGTGAGTAAACTTCTTTTGGGTTTATTGACCGATGGGCATATTCTGGTTGAGGGGGTGCCGGGACTAGCCAAGACAACCACGGTCAAAACAATGGCCCGGGTTATTTCCGCTTCCTTTCAGCGCATTCAATTTACTCCCGATCTATTGCCCGCCGATATTCTAGGAACCCAAATTTACAATCCAAAAACCCAGGAGTTTTATGTAAAGCGCGGCCCCTTGTTTCACAATATTATTCTTGCTGATGAAATCAATCGCGCCCCGGCCA
Above is a genomic segment from Deltaproteobacteria bacterium GWA2_45_12 containing:
- a CDS encoding molecular chaperone DnaK, producing MAKKAKVIGIDLGTTNSCVAVMEGSEPKIIPNQEGARTTPSVVAFTKDGEVLVGQVAKRQAITNPENTVYSIKRFMGRKFEEVPGEITLVPYKVLKRDNGDVSVDISGKSYSPPEISAKILQKLKSAAEDYLGEKVNDAVITVPAYFNDAQRQATKDAGKIAGLNVLRIVNEPTAASLAYGLDKKKDELIAVYDFGGGTFDISILEVGENVVEVVATNGDTHLGGDNIDQKIIDYLIAEFKKDQGLDVSKDKMVLQRLKEAAEKAKIELSSALETEINLPFLTADASGPKHLNIKLTRAKLESLCEELILKSFEPVKKCLADSNKKASDIVEIVMVGGQTRMPRIRDEVKKFFGKEPHMGVNPDEVVAAGAAVQGGVLTGEVKDLLLLDVTPLSLGIETLGGVMTKLIERNTTIPTRKSQTFSTAADNQTSVEIHVLQGEREMARDNRTLGRFHLDGILPAPRGMPQVEVTFDIDANGIAHVSAKDKATGKEQKITITASSGLSEQEIDKMVKEGKEHEADDKKKREEIETKNRADGLVFEVEKNLKEHKDKLAAADVKTIEDALEKVKKAISDNDTDKIKSSMEELQQASFKIGEAMYKTTNAQGAAPGAEGSGEPKKEEPKKDDNVVDAEFEESK
- a CDS encoding GTP-binding protein TypA — protein: MKQINDKIRNIAIIAHVDHGKTTLVDHLFRQGGLYRDNQAVSDRVMDNLDLERERGITIAAKNCSVSYNGIKINIVDTPGHADFGGEVERALMMVDGVILLVDSAEGPLPQTRFVLQKALKLKLKTMVVVNKIDRKDSRPKEVLDEIYQLYIDLGATDEQIDFPFFYAIGRDGIAKKALDGTETDLKVLFEAIINKLPPPSYDDTEPFQMLVCNLGYSDYLGRLAIGKVFHGKAKKNDALLCVDANNKIKPLKVSKLQLYQGIQFQEVDRVEAGDIVILSGIDEVKIGDTICTVEAPKALPRILVDEPTVAMRFMPNTSPFSGKEGKYVQSARIWDRLKKEILYNVAIQIEMDANGETMIVKGRGELQLAVIIETMRREGFELCVGKPQILFKEINGQKCEPIENLVIDCGDSFTGIVIEKLALRKGVMKNMQPFGEGRVRLEFSIPSRGLIGYRGEFLTDTKGTGLMNAYLEGYEPHRGDIVHRISGSLISDRMGEAIPYGLFHLEDRGRFFITPGTAVYEGMIVGEHNRDNDLEINVTRTKKLTNMRAAGKDENVILTPVLPPTLEQAIEFIKDDEWVEVTPLNVRLRKAILNSSERKIASKKIDSL
- a CDS encoding molecular chaperone DnaJ, with amino-acid sequence MKRDYYEVLQVSKTTTEADIKKAYRKLAFQYHPDKNSGDKKAEELFKEASEAYEVLSDANKRKLYDQFGHRGLQGSGFHGFSGVDEVFDSFGDIFEDFFGFSGGRGRSRTRARQGSDLSYELEIDFMEACKGVKKIIQVHKSIPCPECEGSGAKKGSQPHICPQCQGHGQVRHNQGFFTISTTCPACHGVGHKIKEFCDECRGQGAVRTSKKIDVSIPAGVENGIRLMIHGEGEAGLHGGPAGDLYVHLLVKEHENFKREGEHIVTELAVNMALAALGGKIKVPTIDGEEEISIPEGIQNGETIVLKGRGVPHLRSKHHGDQIIVVHVETPRNLSKDQKELLQRLEESFDKNAPIHHNNKRSSKKKSFFG